The Mercurialis annua linkage group LG7, ddMerAnnu1.2, whole genome shotgun sequence genome includes the window AAAGAGgggcaaactgtagacacctatttttcggataGGTAAAAATTGATAAGGAATTGAAGCGTCCAATAAtaatttccagagaaatctgtccgggtgacgagcttttgatttgcttgctggaatctaagcaggcatAAGCTGTGCACAGCTATAAATTTGAaggattaaaacgcaattaggcatgaatagcccataaaaatccaaaaagattgtaatctaagtctaaaaattggagtaattgccatatcttggaagtttatgggccaatttgcaagttttacggactgaaattgaccctGACCAAATCCATAGGaccttagtagccttttttaacacttttaggcaccaaaatagacttttagcacctttttacttagctagcaagtcaaattccgaaaattaaaaggaaaaattaaataaatagagtttaatgctaatcttaacacctaatgacttatcacttaacagtTTAAACCTTAGAAGACTCTAATAAAACCCAGGTCACCCCTAATtcctataaatacagccttaagccagcctggctaaaggtggcacacaaagCCTAAAAATAGACAGTAGAATTCGGCCACCAGACACACATACACACACTAAAATCCAGTCCTGAAAAAACTAAACATGTGTTGATTCTCTAAGAACACAAACCCTGCACAGATTCAAaactggattccgcatccacttcaccagcaaacgagccaaggactcataACGGTATTTCTGAGGACCCTCAATattgttcttttgattttgcCATAAATTTCCATGTATAATTGTCATAAATTCTGTGATTGTGAAttttaggatgcatgtttagccTATAATTGCTTATTTGTCATTAAAATAGCTTTAATCAACTAATTCAATGTTTTCCTAATCACCATAAAAttcgatgaaaaagcatgttaatcactgtaattagctatttttaatattcaaaatcagaaaacaatcaatttagagctcttagaatgcatgtttataggagattttagctcttttagccatgaaaaccctaaaaacgtacttgctgcccagaaaataattttgcatatacgagctttaaacacttcgattatgtgttttttggattcCGTTTTCGATTTTATgctgttttgactactttttcATGAAAACGGAgttaaaacgagtgagaacgaaacaaaacaaaacgacccCTGAAACTGCTGAtgaaccgccgccgccgccactgCAACCGGCGGCGCCACCACAATGAACCAGAAGTGCTGCCGCCTTATCCTTCCGGCTCCGGCACTATGAACCGGCGCCGTTTTCCTCCTTTTCCAGCTTCCAGATTTGCTTTCCAGATCTTCCAAACTTCGATCTAAACTTCTAGACGCGTTTCCGGGCCCATCCGGACTCTGAATCAGGCCCAGTTTTAACCCAGACGTAGAGAATTtaatgtagtttaatattctgTAATGTAACGGGCCAGAACCGATGTAAAACAGACtcagaagtccaaatatgtaacatagtgtataaaccgggcccacgagcccgaggcccaacAAACCAGtaacttccagagccgattctGGGCTAACCCAAACTCAAAATCGACAccggatcaaaccagtagaaccgaatcgacgagacgcacaactcctATGATCTGACCGAAAGCCCATTCtaaccagaccgatggtcaaaacccgcgcgagtgttAGGCACTGAAAGtaaacgaggtttaaaagtatctctaaccgtgtatgtatatccaactgcccatgAGCATGCCAGCACTGTTTATTGCTTCCCAAAAGCgtccaaatccaataataaacCGGTTGAAGGACTAATAActtaaaattggcccattaatgcaaatccagcccatcacttagacatcgtagaaCTAATACGAAAATGTAGTAacagttgtataggtttttcaagatcacctaataaaatcaatcaaatcaagcttatacatccggtttttaggctttgtgcatgtaatcaatcaagaccagccagacttatgctatttgctagaaacctctaaggttagatgtatgcttaggagtacctgctacttgcctcaaatgccagtccagatcgagtcatatgcgcgtcaaacttgtttactgctttcatacctTTTTAtatacagctttcatatcctttgaactgcatatacttgcctcaaatgccagtccagatcgagtcatatgtgcGTCagacgtgtttactgctttcatacctGTTTATTTACATCTTTCATAtcatgtgaactgcatatattgttgagatgagatataaaacgaatatgtccaagaaaataaagccggtaactgttaagccaagcacatgagactcggggaggtccacgaacccttgtctttggtccgatgcacaatagttgaactaggtggcgactccatttttcaaaccatttccagatcgagaagtcatcCATAAGCCTTAGGCGAGCGGCCctcgaaccccgctccgctcacaccttcatatttattaaaaaatctataaattatttaatgttataaattatacaaaaaaccTTCtccataaaatcaaaaaaatataaattaattaattaaaaataatttttttttatttccgaaGGAGGAGAAGTTGCTCCTCCTCCGGGTGCTCCTCAACGGAGGAGCCGGCGGCCAAAAAAATCGGTGGTTTTCGATGGTGGATGATGAGCGGAGTTTGGTCTATTGGTCTGGTGATGGTGGATTTGATGAAAGCGTAGTGAGAGGTATTGAAAATTACTAATGAATTACAATTAAGATTTTATTATGGATTTATTagaaacttttttaattttaaggatttgtttaaatttttccatatgaaaaaaagtataaaatgatccttaaatgtaattttttatatatattaatcttTATAATAGAatctttataataataaaatcatttaatttttttatctcatggtgcaattgaaaatcaaaaatctaaaataggataaaattgacaaaatttctaTGTCggagtggaattgaaaaccaaaaaaaaagtcATGCGTCTTTCAGCCTATTagcttatttttaatttattaagcgGCTACACAATTACCTATATGGTCGTAGTATACGTAGTAACGTTAACGGACAAAATctgttttcaaatgaaaaaacaaaatcattaaATCATGGACTCCACTTGTCTATACACCTCCCATTTCCCAACCGCCAAGCTCACTGCCAAAACCAATCACCATCGCCGCCGCCGCGACACCTTCCCAAAAATGTCACTCAACTCCATGTCAATGCCACCACCACCACTGCCTCCAAAACTTAAAACCCTCCTAAGCACCGTTACTAAACTGCTCTAGGGTCAATCACTAGCACTGGGCCTCCTTATCTCCAAAGTCCAAACAGCCTGGAACTCCACCTGGCAACTCATGATGTCTCAGCTAGCTCCCTCCGATTCCTCCGGCACTTACACCAGACCCACTTCCAAATTCTGCCTCATAAATACCCAATTTTCCCGCCAAAATTTAACTTCTTTACCTTATCACCTCTACGTAGGGTTACCATGCCCATGGGCCCATAAAACCCTACTTGTCAGAGCTCTCAAAGGTCTGAAAGATTTAATGCCGGTGTCCATTGCAGCACCGGGTCAAGACGGTTCTTGGGTATTTGAAAATAGAGGAGTTGCAAATGAGGATACAGGTATTCTTGTTCCGGGTATGGATAGTGCCCATGGATGCAAGACTAAAAAGGATGTTTATAAGCTTACAAGAGGAGGATATAATGGTCGTTCCACAATGCCAATGTTATGGGATATTCAAAGGAATAAGGTTTTATGCAATGAAAGTTAGGATATTATTTagttttgggttttttttcataaatccctaaaagtgCTATGATGTTGCACTTTTCCCTCAGCTTTTTAGTTTTAGCAGAAATCTCTCAAAAAAGGAAAGTTATTAACAATCTCACATAACCCAAAGTGGACTAAATAATATAGAAAATAGGACAATAATGCCCTTATGGTAATATGTGCGTAATAAAAAAACAGGAAAGGAATTTCTTTTCAAACTAAATAACACAAGATTCTCTCATCTTCAACCTCCAAAAATTCACACCTGATACAGATCAAACTTCGAGGGTCGCCTGAATTGtattcctgcacaagtaacagatataagctcaaaggacctcaggctggGTTCGCCTGAAAGCCTctctgatgcttaagtcagtcgggttttttggtaggtaaatgagTGTGCAAGTATTTGAGTCTGATTTGTTCGTACATCCTCAAGAATTCCGGGGGCCTATATTTATAATGAATTCATGGCGGTTGTTTGCTAAACCCACGATTTCTGATAGTGCTCATGGCACGTCTTCCGGTTATTTCGGGTAGTGGGGTGTTGAGGGAACAAGATGGCGAGGTCCACTTATAGCTGGATGGGAGAGGTCCCTTCTGAGGTTCAATGGGCGATCTGGAGATTTCAATATCACCGGCGAGCCTAGTATTACTCCTGGAGTTCGGTTATTTGTAGGCCGGTATCAGATGTCCCCCCCAGTGATCTTGctaagtcaaagacttgaagcgtttctttcattatttcaaaattcaaaattttaaatttgaaatttttgggaaatggtttgaatttcaaacgtttccggCAGTTACTAATTTCAAACGCCACCAGCAGTTACTAAAGAATATGACTCTTGGGTTTCTTCATTATTTGATTGATTGTTTCGAGGTACTGATTCTCTGTCCCCAGGTACTCAAGTACCCTATATCTGACTTGATATATAAGGGATGTaacttttatcattttttattgcTTTGTTCTTACCCCTATATTTTGCCAATTTGCTTTTTCTTATGTCTATCGTTTTTCTGCCAGGTTTTCTTCAAATCATTTAGAGCTAAGCTTTCTTCTCTTATCAGTATGTATTTCAGTGTTTTGTTTGTCTTTTTGTActccttctttttcttcttgtaTTTTCTGCTCCTATTCAGTATTAAGAATGTCTCCTTCGAGGGTTTCTTTGTACcgttcttctttctcttcttctgagAGTTCTTCTAGCGATTCTACTTATCCGGCTCCTCTGGCAACTCTAGTTGATTTGGTTTTTGACGAGTAGAGGTTATCTCAAACGGTTGTTCCTGACAGTGAGGAAGGTGTATCTGGTGTGGAAGATGCTAATAAGGTAGTAGGAGTCAGTGATAGAGAACCGGAAGGCGGGGCTCCCTTAGAAGGTGATGACAATGGTGAAGAGGGAGATGACGAAGAGGATGAGGAGGAATTCGTTTTTAAGAAACGTAGGGCGCCTTCTGGGTTGACGTCTAAAAAGAATAAGCCCTTATCAGAGTGGCCTATTTCTCTGAGCCAGAGCACCCTTGTATGGATTAGGGCGAGGTATGAGATTCCTTACACTATTGGGCTAAGGATCCCTGCTGAAGGTCGTGGACCAGACTTTGGATGATGACGAGCAATTGATATTTGTTCAAGATTTTGAGGTTGGCTTAAGGCTACCGCTTAACGGTTTTACACAAATGGTATTTGATTACTTTAAGATCCCGTTGGGTCAACTTCATCCCAACGCCCACCGCCATTTAACCGGGATCTTCATTTGTGGGCTCCAAACGAAGAGGGGGGTCGGTTATGATATTGTTTGCTATATCTATTCCCTTCAAAGGAAGAAGGGCGATGAGTTCTTTTATCTTTAAACCTAGGCGATCTTTGTTTCCAAGCCTTCCCAATTCCTATAAGAGGTGGAAGGGTTGCTTTGTTATTGCCAAGAACAAAGGAGGTTGGGGTTctattctaaataaatttttggaAGGACCAAGGAAACTAGAGAAAGTGAAACTGAGCGAAGTTGATCAGGAGACATTGCTCCTGCTTCGTGGGCGTGCTAAGATTCATTGGTGAATTTGATCTCTTCTTATTTTGGCTGGAACAAAAATGTTGCCAGCAAGAAGAGGGAGAGAGAAGAAGGTGAAAGGAAGAAgaggaggaggaagaagaaTGAAGAGAAAGAGGGGAGACAGTCTTCGCCCGCTTATGAGGAAGAGCCCCATGATGAGGGCAAACCCCCTCTTTCTTCTCCCCCTATTAACTCTTCTTTGCCTTCTAGTTCTTCTGGTACTTTGTTTGTACCATGGAGTTTCTTCTTATTGTTTATTTCTGATTTTgcttttttgatttgttttttgtttttcttattttctcaGTGCCGAATTTTAAAGAGCTCCAGCAGAAGGTCATGGAGGAACGAAAGGCTCGTTGGGAGAAAGAGGCTCGAGAAAGGGAAGCGGCTGCCCAGGTTAACCTTGTTAAGCCATTCAAGGCTATAGGAGAAGTCGTTAAGGAGGTGGGCGACGTTGCCTCTAATTCTGGAGATAAACCGCCTTCTTCTAAGAAGGATGTCGTCGATACTCAAGCTCCTACACCTTCTTCCAGGGTAGTGCTCCCTGGTTTCAAGATCAAGGATCCTGCCACGATTCCTCCTCCTCCTACTCCTCCATCTTATACGGGCAAGGGAAAAAACAAGATGTCTGAAGTTCCCCCAAAGGAGAAGCAACCCAGGTCGCTCCTTCTCCTCAAGGTGCCGTAACTGCCTCATCAGGTCAGAAGAGGAGGGCTCCCTCATCTGGGGGTGATGCTGTTGTTGAGGAGGGTCCTTCTATGAAGAGACCTCAGAAAGATGTCATGGTCACCCAGGTCGATCTCCTCCTCCATAAATTTGGGATGGATGCAACCAGCTGTTGTCCTGCTGTTGTGGCTGATATTTTCAGGGGCTCCTGCTATCTTTCCGATGTAGATTACTACTTAGGAAGGTCAGACAATGTACTGGCTGATGACTGTTTCACTGGTTTGTTAAGGGTAAGCTTTTCTCTTGTATGTGTGCCTTCGTTTTGCTGGATTCCATCTTATTTACCTTGTTCTTTTTACTATTGTTTCAGGCTGCTTTTTCCTTCCGTCACTATCGTTCCAACCGTCTGAACGATGACGAGATGCTGGTGAAGATAAAGACGGAGTATAAAATTTTGAAGGGAAAGTATGATTCCCTTCAATCTGAGCATGGCGAATGCTGTCGCAAACAGGGGGATTTGCTTGCTGATGTGGACAGACTATCTAAGGAGAGGAAGGAGTCTGTTACTCAGCAATTGGCCCTTAAGGGCGAAGTCACTCGTCTGAAGAAGGAGTGTACTGACTCAGCGGAGAAGCTGATTGTAAAGGAGACTGACTACAACGAATTCCAGAAAGAGTTTGACGTCACTATTTCGGCTCTTACTGGGAAACTGGCCGTTGCTGAAAGGAAGCTTTACTTAAAGCGAGGTAGGCTGGCTCGTGAGAAGGAAAGGTGTCGCCGGAACACAAACCAGCTTGCTAATGGCCTTACTGATTTCACCGAAGCTATCACAGAGAAGTACTTAGAGCGTCATCCTGAAGGTGATGTCATCTTTTTGTATGGCTTTCCTTTTGGGGTTAATAGTGAAAGTGAACCAGACTCTCCTGAAGACTTGTTTGTCTCCTTCAAGGCGGAGAAGAACGATAAAGCTACTGTGGGCCCTATTGAGATTGGCGAGAAGCTAGCTAATGCTGCTAATGAGCCTGCTAAGGTCAGTGAGATGCTAGTCCTCCCTCCTTCTGTTCTTTGTTTGGGAGGAAGTCCTGAGGAGAAGGACTTCGGTTTGATTATCTCCTCTGAGCGTCCTATTGCTGCTCTGGATTTGCTGGATCGTCCTGCTGATTTAGACTCTACACCTCCTGGGACTGATCTGCTTAGCCTTGCTGATGTTCCTTCTCCTACCCGTTCCGACAATCTTGTTGTTAAGACTTCTACTTCGGCCAGGCGGAGTTCGCAAGAGGGGTTGTCTGATACGACTGTTTCTCAAAAGGAGGAAAAGGAGGGTGACCAGGAGAAAGTTGAGTAGGGGGCCCAAGTTTTAGgctttcatttttctttctttttgtatAGGAACTTTGTTTtcctttgtaaaaaaaattcgagGACATATTTTATCCTctttttagtatttgtttcTCTTTATTATGCTTGTTTTACATTCATTGTTTTGAGAAATGCATGTTTATCATTTGTTTCGGATTTTGtttaatccttttatttattggCGGTCTGTACTCAGATCGCGCATTTCTTGTTTCTTCCTTTGTAGGGATCGAACTCGTCAGTTCCTCCTTTTGGAAGTCTTTTGAATAAATGATCCATAATGAGGAGACCATATTTGTGAATCTTCCTTGTTCTAGCAagggtaaattaaaatatttggtgATGAAATATCACTTGGAGAAATTTAAATACAATAGTTGTGATGAAGTATCACGTGGAGGAATTCAAATGCATACATTGTGATGAAGTATCACTTAAGGAATTTAAATACGTATTCTAAAAGAAAATGGTACTAAGGAAATAATAGCTAACATCTTAGGTGACAGATTAACTTTGCTAAATTTTCCTTAGGTTGTTGGCATTCCATGTTCGGGGAATGGTTCTTCCAAAAGAGTTGGTGAGTTTGAATGTCTCTTCCTTGATGAACTTTCTGATGGTGTAAGGTCCTTCTCAATTTGGTTGTAGCTTTCCGCTTCCTGCTTCTCCTCTCTTGACTTCGATCTTCCTCATGACTAGATCGCCTAgcttgaattttcttttcttcacatggttgttgaaatgtttggccatTTTTTGTCTGCAAGCTTCCATTCTGATATCTGATTTATTGATCTTTTCGACCAAGAGATCCAAATTGTTCCTGAGCTCTGCTTCGTTTTCTTCTAAGTTCAGCTCATTGTCTTCAGTTCTTGGTGTGGGCACGCCTATCTCTACAGGAATTAAAGCCTCCGTTCCATAGGCTAGGGCGAATAGAGTTTCGCCCGTTGATTCTCTAGGGGTAGTACGGTAGTTCCATAGGACACTGTAGAGTTCTTCCACCCATCTTCCTTGGTATACATCTAGCCTTTTCTTCAGTCCTACCAATAAGATTCTGTTGACTACTTCGGTTTGCCCACTTGATTATGGATGGTAAAACGAAGTGAACCTTAGGTCGATCTGATATTCTGTACAGAACTTCCTGAATTTTGTTGAGACGAACTACTTTCCGTTGTCTGTGATCAGCACCTTTGGTATTTCGAACCTGCACAAGATAgatctaaagaaaaagttagttatTCTTTGTTGGGTGATTTTTTCCAGGGGTTCCGCTTCTATCCATTTAGTGAAGTGGTCGATCGCCACAACTAGGAACTGTCTCTGTCTGTGGCTGGAGGAAGCGGGCCCAAGATGTCCATTCCCCACTGGGCGAAAGGCCATGCACTGCTGATTGGCTTCATTTTTGATGCTTGCTTTCTAGGCACCAAAGCATGTTGTTGGCAAGGCCAGCACCCTTTCACCAGTGTTGTTGCTTGTACTTTCATAGTAGGCCAATAATAGCCTTACAGCAGGGCCTTCCTGACCAGAGTTGAAGCCCCGTCGTGTGCTCCGCAGGTCCCCTCGTGTAGCTCTTTCAAGATGGAATCTCCCTCTTCCTTGTTAACACACTTTAGCCAAGGGTGGGTGAATAATCGTTTGTACAGCTGGCCATTGTATATACCGAACTTAGATGACAACATCACTATTTTCCTGGGGTCTTTTCTGTCTTAAGGGAGTATTTCACTAGCCAAATACGCCGTGATGGGAGTCATCCAGGTTTCTTCTCCATCTACCATTACTACTTCTCCTTCTTCAAATTCCTCTTGAAAGCTGGGTTGTTGCTTGATTTTGTGAGGGATGTTTTTCAttggtttgtaattttttgttgCGGCCCATTTTGCCAATTCATCTGCTCTTCCATTCATTGCTCTGGGTATTTGCTGTAGCAACCATGATCACCCATTGTTGAAGAAGAAGGCTTTGGCTTGCTTGGCGTACCTCTTTAGTGTGGTTTCTTTTACTTCAAAGCTCCCTGAGACCTGGTTTACGACCAACTGTGAATCGCTGTATATCTGAGCGTCTGAAATACTGAGTGCTTCACATATTTGCAATCCTACCATTAGTGCCTCATATTCTGTGACGTTGTTGGCGGCTGGAAATTCGAGTCTAGCAGAGTATTCCATTTGGACCCTCCTCGGCCCTTTGAGTACGACTCCAATTCCTGCTCCTTCCCCACAGACTGCCCCGTCGACGTGTATTAAACAAGGGTTCCCCTTGATTTCTACTGGCTCGGTGAATGTTAATTCTACGAAGAAGTCGGCTAATGACTGAACCTTCAAGGCTTTCCGGGCTTCATAGATAACGCCCAAGCTTCCTATTTTGACAGTCCACTCTGCTATTTGTCCGCTTGTTTCTTCCTTCTGGAGAATTTTTGTCAATGGTTGGTCGGTCCGCACAATGACCTAGTGCCCTTCAAAGTAATGTCGGAGCTTGATTGTCGCGGTGTACACACACAACGTCAGTTTTTCCAACTTCGGGTATCTCAACTCTCCATCTCTGAGCACTTTGCCAATGTAATAGATCGGAAATTGTTCCCCTTCTTTCTCAGATACTAGCACTCCTGCTATCGTTTCGTTAGAACAAGAGATGTACAAATATAGTATGTTGCCCGGCTCTGGTCTTGCCAAGAGTGGAGGTGACGAAAGGAAGGTTTTCAACCCATCAAACACCGTCTGGCATTCTGCCGTCCATGTAAAGTTCTTGATATGTTTCAGTGTCTTGAAAAAAGGTAGGCATCGCTTCGCCGAGCAGGACATGAATCGGCCTAGAGCGGTGATCCGCCCGTTGAGTTTCTGGACTTCGTGTATGCTTTTGGGCGGTGTCATTTTCAACACTGCTTCGATTTTGTCAGGGTTTGCTTCAATCCCGCGTTGAGAGACCATGTACCCCAAAAACTTGCCTGCGGGTACCCCGAATACACCCTTCTCTGGATTTAGCTTTAATTGGTACCTTTTTAGTGTCTCTAGGACTACTTACACATCTGCCGGGTGATCTTCTGCCTTGATGCTATTAACGATCATATCGTCTATGTAGACCTCCATGTGCTTTCCAATCTGGTCTTTGAATATGGAGTTCACCAATCGCTGATACGTGGCTCCTGCATTTTTTAAGCCGAATAGCATCATTTTGTAACAGAATAATCCCTGGTCCGTCACAAAAGCCATCTTCTCCTGATCCTCTGTTGCCATGGGTATTTGATGATATCCTGCTTTGGCGTCTAGGAATGCATATAGGGCGTGGCCTGCGGTGGAATCTACTAGTTGATCGATACTTGGCAGCGGTTTAGATCTGTGAAGTCTACGCACATTCGGTAAGTTCCATTGGACTTCTTCACCATTACTACGTTTGCCACCCATCGAGGATAGTATGCATCTTTGATCACATTTGCTTTTTTTAGCTTAGTGATGTCTTCTGCAACGGCTAGCTGTTTTTCCGGTGAGTGTCTTCTCTTCTTTTGCACCACGGGTTTCGAATCTGTGGCGAATTTAATCGATGGCATATGACTTCTGGATTTACTCTTACCAGTTCGTCTGTAGTCCAGGCAAATGAATCTTTGAGGGTTTTGAGATTTTTTGTCAGAGATTGTTTGATTCCTATCTCTAGCTCGTCTTCCACCACTATTTCTTTTCCTGGAGACAACTCTATCTTCGAGGTACGCCCATAATGTTCTGCCCTTTCTATCTTCCCCGGAGGTTCCACTGTCAACACCGGTAGTGTTATATGAACTTTTCTGAGAGCTGTGAGTATGCTTCTCTAGCTGATTTTTGGCATCCTCTGACTTCCGCTTCGCCTTCCGTTGTTAGGATCTTCATAAGCAAATATCTCATGCAGATGGACGCACAGGTGTCATGTAAAAGCGGTCTTCCGAGAATCGCATTATAGGTGAAGTCCATGTTGACTATCATGAACTCTGTTCTGACTTCTTTATAGACATCGCCGTCCCCCAATTGGACATCTATTTCCAACGATCCTTCCACTCTGGATTTGCAGCCGAGTCCCTCCAATGGGGTTGATACCCTTGTCAAATTCTCCTTTTTTAGCCCGACACTATTAAACACCTCCATTATGATCATGTTGACTGAGCTTCCGGTGTCCACCAGCATCCTGGATACTTCGAAGTTATTAAGCCGTCCTTTTACCACTAGGGCGTCCTCATGGGGCAGCGACAAGCCATGACCGTCGATCTCTGAGAACGATATACTTCCGAATTTCCTTACATCCGATGCGCCCGGACTCACAGAGTAGACCGTTCTAGCTTATTTCTTCCTTGTGGTATTGCTATCTCCTCCTGTTGATCCGCCCATGATTACATTGACCACGCCTGCCGGCTCCGGCCTGGGTCTTC containing:
- the LOC126657167 gene encoding uncharacterized protein LOC126657167; translated protein: MAPEGGDKKANKKRTPFPVCEKGHRSQVERKRERKEEGPRRPRPEPAGVVNIDGHGLSLPHEDALVVKGRLNNFEVSRMLVDTGSSVNMIIMEVFNSVGLKKENLTRVSTPLEGLGCKSRVEGSLEIDVQLGDGDVYKEAKRKSEDAKNQLEKHTHSSQKSSYNTTGVDSGTSGEDRKGRTLWAYLEDRVVSRKRNSGGRRARDRNQTISDKKSQNPQRFICLDYRRTGKSKSRSHMPSIKFATDSKPVVQKKRRHSPEKQLAVAEDITKLKKANVIKDAYYPRWVANVVMVKKSNGTYRMCVDFTDLNRCQVSIN